CTAAAAGAAAGATATTTTCAGAATACTTCAAATCCGTTCCCTCGCACCTTTGCACATTGTTAAGTGGGAGCATATCTTGGTGCATTAGTATTATGGTTTTACTTCAGTCTGGTTAGCATATTGGTTGTCGCTTCAGTGTTTTGGTTTGCTAGAACTAAATTGGTTTCTTATTGGAGTTCCTTTGATTGTGACTCCCTTCTTTGGCATTAACTAAACTGCTTACTTGTTTTGCAGCTGGTCACGCAACAGAATCTTTTTCCGATTTTGTTGTAGGGCATGGGGAGTTGTGGTCTGCTCAGCTATTGGCATCCGCTGTCAGAAAGGTCGTTCTCTCGTAGATCTCATCCAATCCTTCAAAGCTATTATGCCTTGTAGTTATGAAATTGAAATTGTCCACATTTGctctactttttaaatttttatgtgCAGAATGGTGTAGAGTGTAGCTGGATGGACACAAGGGAAGTGCTTGTTGTGAACCCAACAGGTTCTAACCAAGTTGATCCAGATTATTTGAAGTCAGAGGAGAGACTTGAGAAATGGTATTCTAACAATCCATCTAAAACAATCATTGCAACTGGCTTTATAGCTAGCACGCCTCAGAATATTCCTACGACTTTGAAGAGAGATGGTAGTGACTTCTCCGCTGCTATTATGGGGGCTCTTCTAAAAGCACGTCAAGTTACAATTTGGACAGATGTTGATGGCGTGTATAGTGCAGATCCTAGAAAAGGTTTGTCCTTGCTCATTGCATGCCGTTTCCAACCTGATGCCTTTCAGGACTTTCATGAGCCAAATTTTTGTCAGGTATTTATCATTGAGCTAGGATGTTTTCCAACTAAAAAGATACTTCATTTGCAGTTAGTGAAGCAGTAATACTGAAGACGCTGTCTTATCAAGAGGCATGGGAAATGGTAAAGTCATGACATTCTGTACAGTTGCTAATTTAGTATGTCCTCTTATCTGGCACTTTCTAACAGCAAAATATCTCATCTTTCTGCAGTCCTATTTTGGTGCCAATGTCTTACATCCTCGAACAATTGTTCCAGTGATGCAATATGACATTCCAATTGTAATAAAAAATATCTTCAACCTTTCTGCACCTGGAACAATGATCTGCCGATCCTCTGGCGATGAATATGAAGATGGACAAAAAGTGGAGTCCCTTGTCAAAGGATTTGCAACAATTGACAATGTAGCCATTGTGAATGTTGAGGGGTAAGGCTGCACTTGATTCAAGAGCAGTGACGTTTACAAATTATGTATTTTACATGATGTTTATTGTTCCTTTCAGAACTGGAATGGCTGGTGTTCCTGGTACGGCTAGTGCCATTTTTAGTGCAGTAAAGGATGTCGGTGCTAATGTAATTATGATATCCCAGGTACATATATCCTCTGATTCCTGTTATACGTGTTATTGGTATGACTATATGAAATTTAATTGGCTACTATAGTACAGGCTAGTAGTGAGCATTCAGTGTGCTTTGCTGTGCCTGAGAAAGAAGTAAAAGCTGTTGCAGATGTTTTGGAGTCTAGGTTTGGTCAGGCTTTGAGTGCAGGGCGACTTTCTCAGGTATTCTGCTCTTCCTGATTGCATTTAAGATATTAAACAGTGTCGTTAATCCAACAGTAACAGAAAGCAAAAAATGGGAGGAATGTTGTGTCCAGTTCTTGGCAGTATTTTTAGCAAATGCCTTTTGCATCTATTGCACTTTGCACCTTCCATTTCCTGGTTAAAGTTTTAATTTGAGCCCTGTTACGTGATAAAGGTCCGctagtctttttttcttttaacttgttCATTTAGATGTTGTACGAGACCAGTTAAATGGAAAAACAGAAAGCTCACAGTGAAGATGTGGTGTGACAAAGCTTCAACAGGTCTTCTCTTGGAGTATAATGCAATTCCTTTCGCATGGGGATGGTTTTTAGATATGCATTATGTAACACTGAGAGCTCCAAGGATCAAGAGTTCTTGCTCAGGAAAAAAGGCCAAGAGAAGTTCTGATGTTGCTGTTTGCTGATTTGATCAGAAAAAGGAAGAGTATAGTCATTGTCGGATTGAACATTGTCCTGCAATATTGGGCAAGTTATGATGATAGGCAGATCAGAAATTTGTGGCATTTGATTCTGGTTTCTTCTAACTTGAAAATTTAAACATTAGCTCAATAAAGTCTAAGAATTGGTAAAGCTGTCAAATTCTAGCAGTAGCAGATGCAAATAGGAAAGAGGAAAGACTGAAACAACATTTGTGGTGCCTAATCAGCAGTGATATAAGCGCTAAATGGATTGGGGTTCTTGGGGATTGTTTTTTTGTCTTCAGATTTTATGAAGTTATCTTTTCCACTTCATTTCGTCGTTTCACTGGTTGCAATTTGATAATCAAGCTACCTGATTAAAGGCACTTCTTTTGAACAACCTGATAATACCTTTAGTTCTTCTCAGATTGCAGTAATTCCCAATTGTAGCATTTTGGCAGCTGTTGGTCAGAGAATGGCAAGCACTCCCGGAGTTAGTGCTACACTTTTCACTGCACTTGCAAAGGTTTGGCAATTTTCTACCTTTACATTTTTTAAATATCTCGTGTATTCTGTAATCCATCAACAGTAGCACAAAATAAATGTCAAGCGATAGTTGTATAATGATGACCACTATCGCTTTTTGGTGCACACATATAGCCCCTACTTGTGTAGAAGATTgggcgtcttttgtagagaatcatgttttgatgtaaattctctacttttgTGTATACTTCTTGTATGCGGGagttttttctcccttttgattaatacaatttaccttatcaaaaaaatgaTGACCACTATAATATGTatgatataattttttttgatcCTGGTAATTTTCTGAATGTCATAGTCTTCAACATTTAGCATTTGAATGCAGGCTAATATCAACATCCGTGCTATAGCTCAAGGCTGCACGGAGTACAACATTACAGTAGTTGTTAAGCGAGAAGATTGTGTAAGGGCTTTACGTGCCGTGCACTCAAAATTCTATTTGTCAAGAACAATAATTGCTGTGGGCATTGTTGGACCTGGATTAATTGGAGCTACATTGCTTGACCAGTTAAAAGATCAGGTTTGTCAATTCAACTTCTCCTATTGAAGTTAAGTAGTTACTTTTTACTCTTTGGCTATCAATTCTTTTATAATATTATAATCCGTGACTGTTTCTAGAACATATTTTGATGTTCCCTTTCTTTTTTTGCTCTACACAACATCAGCTAACAAGCCAAGACTTTAATGTTTAACTTTATGTCTATATTAACTCCTGTCTGATAAGATCTTTTGTATTATAAGGATGTTTCAAATGTTATAGTTCTGTTTCAGAAACAATATTTTATGGCACTTTGGCCCTCATTTTTTTAATTGATATAATCTATTTCAGAAACCATCTTGCCAGACATAAGCCGTGGTCAACAAATTGacattgattgtttttgcttttaTCCCCTTTTCCATTCACTTCTGGAAAAGAAAAAAGTAGGAAACAAGTGAAGAAACACGTCTCAGGATATGAAGGCCCATggttccctttttatttttaaaggatatgaAGGCCTATGGTTTCCATGCCTATTAAACGTGTTTACTGATTGCTTACTTTCTTTCATTTGTGAAAGGTCTCTATGCAATGCTACAGTTACAATACGGAGTATTCTGGTCCATTAGTTTTGGTTGTTAGTTCATCTGGAAGTGTATCTGAACCAAAGTAATTATGTTGTTGATATCACTTGCACCTTTTGTTTGCAAAGCACAGTTGATCAGCTTTCATTGGTATACTTTTTATGACAATGTTGTTTTTCGACATTTATGGAGGACACTTCCAAAATTTGTGACTTCTCTGCTTCCTGTTTTTAAGGAAACAGTTTGAGTTCCAAAATATATGATTATGAATTTCGATTCACTACTGCTGTGAATGCAGTGACTCAGATTCTTGAGGAATAATTCATTGCTTAACTTTGTGTAATTTGTGGCAATTCATTCTTCAAGGAAATTTTGGTAAATGACATTTCAACAATTCCCCTTCTTTGACAGACAGCTGTCTTAAAGGAGAAATTCAACATTGATTTACGTGTGATGGGAATAACTGGATCAAGGACAATGCTACTGAGCGAGTCGTAAGTCTTGAAAGTTGTATCTTCTTTTAGATGTTCACTGTTGTATGTTATACTTCTAAATATGGCTTTTGGCCCCTTAGAATCCCTTGTTAAAATCAGTTTTTCTCAGCTTCGATGATTGGAAACAACATTATGAATAAAAGATAAAAGCACAACACATTCAAGCTTGCTGCAAATAGCAACCTGATTGCTGAACTAATGGGACTAAGTCTATTCTTTTTTAATCAGTAAACAAGAGACATTATTAATCGGAAAAACTAAAACACCTAAATGGTGATTGGTATGTGCAAAGCGGGCAGTCCCCTACtcccccaaaaaataaaaaaagaaagaaaaggaaaaaaaggaaaaaaaaaaagaacgggATAGCCTCTACACATAGATCCTATTCCTGTTGCGAGCTAATGAATATACATCCTGTGATGTACAACAGAAGGCTAGCATACAAATGTATCTGAATTTCATCTCTTGTACAGTAGCTGCTTTGCCCTCAGAAGGACTTGTTTCTTCATTTGAGACCACAACCAAGCAGTAATTCTTCATAGAATTTGGCATAACCCATTTTAGTTAAAAAATACTAAGGAATAGATCTTCGTTGtccattttatttttcaagttgaGGGTCAAAAGTGCAGATGTTTCACCTCCTTCAAATTCTGCTTGCAAAAATTTGCTCAAAAAAGGTTTTCATGGGATTAAAGAGCTCTCTTCCACCTTCAGACCTCTAAACCTTCTTGTTTGATAGCTATATCAGTTTCTGGCCAAATCTTGAGAGTAACCACTTCGGCAAATGCCTTCTTGTTGGTAGTAGGACTAGTCCTAGCCACTTGTTTGTGCTCTTTCTCCACAAAAAATGGACCCTGCGAGCTTTGTTTGATCATCCATAGTTTTCCTCAACTCTAGGATGATAATTTGCCTTGTTCAGTAACAAAACATAAGGTATCTCccctatgtgtttaaattctggtAGATGGAATACTCGTAAGTCTGCTCCTTCCTCCACCATTTTCTGCAAATTCCACCTTCTATATCTGATGCTAATCTCATAGCCTGATGACTCCATAGGAGAATACTCGCTGATGTGAATGCTTGTCATTAAGTTCCTTTTCTCTTGATTCACCTGTACCATGTTTGGAACGGTCTTCCTTGATGTTAAAGGACTTAGTACCAGTAATGGACAAGAAACTTCTGCCCATGAGAAATAAAGAACTTAGATCTGCAGCTTAAAGAAACAACCTCTCAGCCcgtccagggtaggggtaaggctgcgtacatctcaCCCTCCCCGTACCAGTGATAAACAAGAAACTTCTGCCCTTGAGAAATAAAGAACTTAGATCTGCAGCTTAATAATTAAAGGAGCACTTTTGAGTTGTCAGAGAAAAGAGAACTAAGGTTGTCGGGATTTTAGGGTGAAGGGAGACATTCTATGTCTAACCTACTCTGGAGTTGCATATGGAACTAAGTCTATTctgttgtttgaatttgatgaTGTAATGGGAGATGGGAGACATTCTAAGTCTAACGTACTCTTGAGTTACATATGGAACTAAGTCTATTCTGTTTTTTGAATTTGATGATGTAATGGTCAATTTAAAATATGAATCCGGTTGTATGCAGTTAATCCTCCAACGGAATCTTTATTATGATTTGGCTTTGCATGACAATTTTTCAATCTTGTTTGCTGAGGTTGAAGAAATGATGGTGAAATCTTGAAACTGGTATTGTTTCAGGATTTTTTGTTTTTGAGATTTGTAGTCAATTCTGGGGGAGAAATATAGTCTTCTGATTCTCCTTCCATCTATGCTTTgactagaaaaagaaaacatataCTTTTAACATAATAAATGATCTGGTGCTAAATTGGAGGGAGTTTgttgaagaattaaaaagaaaatataaacttagTTTCTATCAGATGGCTGGCACTTCAAGTGCTTTTTTTTGGTTATAACGCTATACATATCGATATTTTTAAATGCTCTTCAGTAGCATGATCCTAAGACGTTCTTGTCAATGTTGATAGGGGTATTGACTTGTCTAAATGGAGGGAGCTGCTAAGTCTAAAAGGAGAAATGGCCGACTTGAGTAAGTTTGTTCACCATGTACGTGGAAATCATTTCATCCCAAACACTGTATTGGTGGACTGCACTGCAGACGCTCGTATCGCAAGCCACTACTATGACTGGTTGCATAAAGGAATACATGTTGTCACCCCAAATAAAAAGGCTAATTCAGGACCACTAGACCAGGTAATactttcatatttgattttctgAATTTGCCCACTTCTGGAAATACTTAAATAGTAGTCA
This DNA window, taken from Nicotiana tabacum cultivar K326 chromosome 4, ASM71507v2, whole genome shotgun sequence, encodes the following:
- the LOC107794170 gene encoding bifunctional aspartokinase/homoserine dehydrogenase, chloroplastic — encoded protein: MAVSSPIYPSYSSCHHLSSKDSNFNAKGKKLPTIHKIYPFSLLQRSPFLKVDFSSQWGRRESSKFSISAAVTSKEYSLDGALENTQLPKGDCWSVHKFGGTCVGTSERIGNVAEIIIADQSARKLVVVSAMSKVTDMMYDLIYKAQSRDDSYLTALDAVLEKHKLAAVDLLDGDELASFSSKLHHDINNLKAMLRAIYIAGHATESFSDFVVGHGELWSAQLLASAVRKNGVECSWMDTREVLVVNPTGSNQVDPDYLKSEERLEKWYSNNPSKTIIATGFIASTPQNIPTTLKRDGSDFSAAIMGALLKARQVTIWTDVDGVYSADPRKVSEAVILKTLSYQEAWEMSYFGANVLHPRTIVPVMQYDIPIVIKNIFNLSAPGTMICRSSGDEYEDGQKVESLVKGFATIDNVAIVNVEGTGMAGVPGTASAIFSAVKDVGANVIMISQASSEHSVCFAVPEKEVKAVADVLESRFGQALSAGRLSQIAVIPNCSILAAVGQRMASTPGVSATLFTALAKANINIRAIAQGCTEYNITVVVKREDCVRALRAVHSKFYLSRTIIAVGIVGPGLIGATLLDQLKDQTAVLKEKFNIDLRVMGITGSRTMLLSESGIDLSKWRELLSLKGEMADLSKFVHHVRGNHFIPNTVLVDCTADARIASHYYDWLHKGIHVVTPNKKANSGPLDQYLKLRALQRQSYTHYFYEATVGAGLPIISTLRGLLETGDKILRIEGIFSGTLSYIFNNFAGSRAFSQVVKEAKEAGYTEPDPRDDLSGTDVARKVIILARESGLHLELSDIPVQSLVPEPLRDCASAEEFMQQLPQFDQQLAKQRQEAEDAGEVLRYVGVVDVVNGKGTVELQRYGKEHPFAQLSGSDNIIAFTTERYATQPLIVRGPGAGAEVTAGGVFCDILRLASYLGAPS